The Anaerotignum propionicum DSM 1682 sequence TTGGCATTGTATCGGGATCTATCAGAAAAATTTAGGGTGGATATTGTTGCTTCAGGCGGAGTAACGACCCTTGCAGATGTAGAGCAATTACAAAAAATGGGTCTCTATGGTGCGATTTTAGGGAAAGCCTTATATACAGGAAATATTGATTTGAAAAAGGCCATTGACATGACAAAGGAGGAGCGCCTATGATCACAAAAAGAATTATCCCTTGCTTGGATGTGCGGGATGGGCGTGTAGTAAAGGGTGTTAATTTTGAAGGGCTTGCCGATGTCTCATCTCCGGTTGCTTTGGGAAAGTTTTATAGTGACAACGGTGCAGATGAGTTGGTTTTTTATGATATTACTGCTTCTGTGGAAGGCAGAGGGTTGTTTACCGATATTTTGCGTCAGGTGGCCTCCCAGATTTTCATTCCCTTGACTGTTGGCGGTGGCATCAATACCATTGAAGATTTTGACCGCGTTTTAAAATGTGGTGCGGATAAAGTAAGTGTAAATTCAGGAGCAATCAAAAATCCTAACCTAGTGTTAGAGGCGGCAAAAAAATATGGAGATCAGTGCGTGGTTCTATCTGTTGACATGAAGCGGGTGGACGAGAAATTTATGGTTTTTGCAAAGGGTGGCAGAGAAAATACTGGCATGGAAGCGCTGAGCTGGATTAAGCGCTGCGAAAAAATGGGCGCAGGAGAAATTGTGGTAAACAGCATTGATACCGATGGCGTGAAGAAAGGCTTTGATTTGGAAATGCTTGAGGCGGTTTGCGATTTTGTTTCTGTACCTGTGATTGCATCTGGGGGTGCTGGTTGTATCCAGGATTTTGTGGATTTGTTTCATGCTTTGCCTAAAGTTGATGCAGGGTTGGCAGCATCTATTTTTCATTTTGGTGAGGTTACCATCCCAAATCTGAAAAAGGCTTTGGCAGAAAACAACATTATTGTAAGAAGATA is a genomic window containing:
- the hisF gene encoding imidazole glycerol phosphate synthase subunit HisF, translated to MITKRIIPCLDVRDGRVVKGVNFEGLADVSSPVALGKFYSDNGADELVFYDITASVEGRGLFTDILRQVASQIFIPLTVGGGINTIEDFDRVLKCGADKVSVNSGAIKNPNLVLEAAKKYGDQCVVLSVDMKRVDEKFMVFAKGGRENTGMEALSWIKRCEKMGAGEIVVNSIDTDGVKKGFDLEMLEAVCDFVSVPVIASGGAGCIQDFVDLFHALPKVDAGLAASIFHFGEVTIPNLKKALAENNIIVRR